In Lepisosteus oculatus isolate fLepOcu1 chromosome 28, fLepOcu1.hap2, whole genome shotgun sequence, the following proteins share a genomic window:
- the psmb3 gene encoding proteasome subunit beta type-3, whose amino-acid sequence MSIMSYNGGAVMAMRGKDCVAIAADRRFGVQAQMVTTDFQKIFPMGDRLFIGLAGLATDVQTVAQRLKFRLNLYELKEGRQIKPKTFMSMVSNLLYERRFGPYYIEPVIAGLDPKTFQPFICSLDLIGCPMVTEDFVVSGTCSEQMYGMCESLWEPDMEPEDLFETISQAMLNAVDRDAVSGMGVVVHVIEKDKITTRTLKARMD is encoded by the exons ATG TCGATCATGTCCTATAACGGCGGGGCGGTCATGGCCATGCGGGGGAAGGACTGCGTTGCGATCGCTGCTGACCGGCGCTTCGGGGTCCAGGCCCAGATGGTCACCACAGACTTCCAGAAGATCTTCCCCATGGGAGACCGGCTCTTCATCGGCCTGGCAGGGCTGGCCACAGACGTACAGACAGT GGCCCAGCGTTTGAAATTCAGGCTCAACCTGTACGAGCTGAAGGAGGGAAGACAGATCAAACCCAAGACCTTCATGAGTATGGTGTCCAACCTGCTGTATGAGAGACG GTTCGGGCCGTATTACATTGAGCCTGTGATCGCTGGCTTGGATCCCAAAACCTTCCAGCCTTTCATCTGCTCCCTGGACCTGATTGGCTGCCCCATGGTGACGGAGGACTTTGTGGTCAGCGGCACCTGCTCGGAGCAGATGTACGGCATGTGCGAGTCCCTCTGGGAGCCGGACATG GAGCCAGAGGACCTGTTTGAGACCATTTCACAAGCCATGCTGAACGCAGTCGACAGAGATGCCGTGTCTGGGATGGGAGTCGTAGTTCATGTCAT TGAGAAGGACAAGATCACAACCAGGACACTCAAAGCCCGCATGGATTAA